One part of the Drosophila teissieri strain GT53w chromosome 3R, Prin_Dtei_1.1, whole genome shotgun sequence genome encodes these proteins:
- the LOC122620212 gene encoding TBC1 domain family member 5, translated as MTVWGIEAITLNGSAAKESLENLPGKGAILVIPEAGVMNSVERYRQEWQVLLQTLDADPESLRQSAFAGDLKMSKFRSVHWALLLRVLTSEHQSWASQRLQQRVRYDKFRADYVRNPHQLAVDCNDDPLSQSTQSVWNQYFSDQELFAVIRQDVVRTFPGVDFFRKPLVQNAMVNILFYYAREHPYMCYRQGMHEILAPIIFVVYSDHQSLLHFSELAKTDINPTLLDVLDPAYLEADTYSLFSRLMASVESYYRVSNLVSTPGGHIEQRVESPGDNEAPTEAEVIGQLNFIRDKILAKQDQHLHHYLQKMEIPLHIFGIRWLRLLFGREFMLLDLLLLWDAIFADSDRFDLPNYILVAMLVHIRDKLLLSDYTTSLTYLMRYPNNVDVHLVLRHALFMLNPKQFEYPANAFTCVSFANSSAGKEVPPPAGQRQRTNSETSSMATSGSQIDRQITFMQERNAADSSALAKLQDTHRVAMDGYLENSPELLRLELKNAQTVIKIARSKLQSYLGTVRHHLGKQANGSEELSRTLDGIEELCSFLDVKFMFPLHQRSAPIDQALEANEQKQLNTISIPPKPSTSSTPSNAPAALSATGGYQMPENAFMHSSMRRLLGELREIELSTITSDEKPGNAVLQNGLPAAEPQQRHQNELS; from the exons ATGACTGTTTGGGGAATAGAAGCCATCACACTGAACGGATCGGCGGCAAAGGAAAGTTTGGAGAATCTTCCGGGAAAAGGTGCAATTCTGGTGATTCCAGAGGCGGGAGTCATGAATTCCGTGGAGCGCTACCGGCAGGAGTGGCAGGTGCTGCTGCAAACCCTCGATGCGGACCCGGAAAGTCTTCGACAGTCGGCATTTGCCGGGGATCTCAAGATGTCGAAATTCCGCAGCGTTCACTGGGCCCTCCTTCTTCGCGTCTTGACCTCGGAGCACCAGAGCTGGGCTAGCCAGCGACTGCAGCAGCGAGTGAGGTACGACAAGTTCCGGGCGGACTACGTTCGCAATCCCCACCAACTGGCCGTGGACTGCAACGATGATCCGTTGTCGCAGTCCACGCAAAGCGTATGGAATCAGTACTTCAGCGACCAGGAGCTCTTCGCTGTCATCCGGCAGGATGTGGTGCGCACTTTTCCGGGCGTGGACTTTTTCCGTAAGCCTCTGGTGCAGAATGCAATGGTCAACATACTCTTCTACTATGCCAGGGAGCATCCGTACATGTGCTACCGGCAGGGCATGCACGAGATCCTGGCTCCCATCATATTTGTGGTCTACAGCGATCACCAGTCTCTCCTTCACTTCAGCGAACTGGCCAAGACGGATATCAACCCCACGCTTCTGGACGTGCTGGATCCCGCTTATCTGGAAGCTGATACTTA CTCTTTGTTCTCCCGCCTCATGGCCTCCGTGGAGTCGTACTATCGAGTCTCGAATCTGGTCTCCACACCCGGTGGCCACATAGAACAGCGAGTCGAG AGCCCCGGGGACAATGAGGCGCCGACCGAGGCGGAGGTTATCGGCCAGCTGAACTTCATACGGGACAAAATACTCGCCAAGCAGGACCAGCACTTGCACCACTATCTCCAAAAGATGGAAATCCCGCTGCACATATTCGGCAT TCGATGGCTAAGACTTCTCTTTGGACGGGAGTTTATGCTGCTGGACCTGTTGCTCCTCTGGGATGCCATCTTCGCAGACAGCGACCGCTTCGACCTGCCCAACTACATCCTAGTGGCCATGTTGGTGCACATCCGTGATAAAC TGCTTCTTAGTGACTACACCACATCGTTGACATATTTAATGCGCTATCCGAACAATGTGGACGTACATCTGGTGCTGAGACATGCCCTATTCATGCTCAATCCCAAGCAGTTTGAGTATCCGGCAAACGCCTTCACATGTGTGTCCTTTGCCAACAGTTCTGCGGGCAAGGAAGTGCCTCCACCTGCGGGACAACGCCAGCGCACTAATTCAGAAACCTCTTCGATGGCCACCAGTGGTAGCCAGATTGACCGGCAGATAACCTTTATGCAGGAGCGCAATGCGGCGGATTCTTCGGCTCTGGCCAAACTGCAAGATACCCATCGAGTTGCTATGGATGGATACTTGGAGAAT AGTCCAGAGCTACTCCGATTGGAGCTGAAGAACGCCCAAACTGTAATCAAGATAGCGCGAAGCAAGTTGCAGAGTTACCTAGGCACTGTGCGTCATCATCTGGGAAAGCAGGCAAATGGGAGCGAAGAACTCAGTCGGACACTGGACGGAATTGAAGAGCTATGCAGCTTTTTGGACGTAAAATTCATGTTCCCACTGCACCAGCGATCAGCGCCCATCGATCAGGCTCTGGAGGCCAATGAGCAAAAGCAGCTGAACACTATCAGCATACCGCCAAAGCCATCAACCTCCTCCACTCCCTCTAACGCACCCGCTGCTCTCTCTGCAACTGGCGGCTATCAGATGCCCGAGAACGCATTCATGCACAGCTCGATGCGACGGCTCCTCGGGGAGCTGCGAGAAATCGAGCTATCCACGATAACGAGCGATGAGAAGCCTGGAAACGCGGTGCTTCAAAACGGGTTGCCAGCTGCGGAGCCCCAGCAACGGCATCAAAACGAATTGAGTTGA
- the LOC122621143 gene encoding uncharacterized protein LOC122621143, translated as MPNPLWFIFWLLVFWFVSFFVAFFCAFFYIWVYAFSSCIPALAGISDILLQGVQFPFYCGKAMLEGKPAF; from the exons ATGCCCAATCCACTGTGGTTCATCTTCTGGCTGCTGGTCTTCTGGTTCGTCTCCTTCTTCGTGGCATTCTTCTGCGCCTTCTTCTACATCTGGGTTTACGCATTCTCCTCCTGCATTCCCGCCCTGGCG GGCATATCGGACATTCTGCTCCAGGGAGTCCAGTTCCCGTTCTACTGCGGAAAGGCCATGTTGGAGGGCAAGCCAGCATTCTAA
- the LOC122620211 gene encoding protein suppressor of variegation 3-7 isoform X1 encodes MDQDTSAHAKNFDVPSDAGLKMASTNCKPLASATHELKIMDVEGGAVVAPDSVEEVETPMVILVDDDEGDAAMEVEEDEHPMPDDAGIEDIMDDEHAPLVAELQSALKQASEDPLLEDQERDPDTMSTKTEPSSDAESNHSYHDPMGLLERIDNHDPGDSQDDDDDDDESSNGGGSMRRKMPRAQRWLLWMKRWPWILHEASDGTLAFCLYCNMTINVNNRSRHIQQHNMSLYHQERECNYLAFKKSEEQTRGATSDNEVKHEFGTKSYVAAMKQKRVSETEAFNNFNWLRWLRWHPWLERSHPTGTIGTCRICSVRMNVEFVYLRKRHETTKGHMEALRNLDSDKPSRKRKRSKSNSETAGGDDEAEQEKEKESEPEVDPEAAQDTTVVMMNGEVDSGDDPSKWCELIPDTNPQQCRCTICDCTMAITSFLRHCKTRVHCHNLLAPAEKGSSDIRGIWAMFADLHPWLIADPEDPSIGYCSVCRKRFMYGNSEIKRKNHENSEKHTLAVAAAKAAIEVGLGDGNDGEMDEGDKEEEEVAASEAQSEARSESEAIEDNDDDNWSETQKTGKGFAIEPRKAKIRAGVRFYPWLCYSKDRKTQICKFCRVRFHNESAKARHEFSARHVKLVKQFKVRQAKLPQGTTAPARNKRQDDEESQEQDEEDGEEEDAEEDAQSYSDSGTVEARKPARSANKLFVKPIPATMKGKVMVWKARFPWLSYKKNEQRGNYAWCKLCEVSLYLPSSKWASKHQRTSRHIRLRIDRKRNSGGNPVKTSNKNSGEISAVVATASALASGEARQKAAMAELQAKYNWLDPDANDENHCHCRVCDTRLPIKVFYLRQHDSSRKHAENLERHRANAAAAANAPSVSTTSTVDAERQEFGLDKESENDMSVRSDGSTAEPPAKRSRRSMEVRRIIRALRDSMGKRQEERSHMDMARDMICSSFDIVSRLRTLEREAAAHNESTVQAPQTVTVTPGNPPEPRHVLDLFFDSISPTMKSLPPDLAAEGKSKIMQLVCGLELRAMQRNATAPNTATVSVSSTLSSPASVTPVTTPPAPTSAPIASADIDMHSTCITILDDDNTVQNNNEVEAVQNKAASGTSSTQVTINGSPKDLPENIRRILSSNQMQVTNRYEADSVRCVPLDKLTTQSRVNGNGRLSQGGSSEAPSTPQADISNGNTLAMLRQIRVNNNNSSKMITITKTPQTQKQHQPQGSMTSTPIMRGVPNSNGSQLTTFRSMVNHNRRP; translated from the exons ATGGATCAGGATACGAGCGCACATGCGAAAAACTTCGATGTTCCCAGCGACGCCGGCCTCAAAATGGCGTCTACAAATTGCAAACCTTTGGCGTCGGCGACGCACGAGCTAAAAATCATGGACGTGGAGGGAGGTGCTGTGGTGGCTCCGGATTCCGTCGAGGAAGTGGAGACCCCCATGGTCATCCTGGTGGATGACGACGAGGGGGATGCGGCAATGGAAGTGGAGGAGGACGAGCACCCGATGCCGGATGACGCGGGTATCGAGGACATCATGGACGATGAACATGCTCCATTGGTGGCCGAGCTACAGTCCGCTCTAAAGCAGGCCAGCGAGGATCCCCTCCTGGAAGACCAGGAACGAGACCCCGATACCATGTCAACCAAAACTGAACCCTCCAGCGATGCGGAGAGCAACCACTCGTACCACGATCCCATGGGCCTGCTGGAGAGGATTGACAACCATGATCCGGGAGACAGCcaggatgacgacgacgacgatgacgaaaGCAGCAATGGCGGTGGATCAATGCGCCGCAAGATGCCCCGCGCGCAGCGCTGGCTACTCTGGATGAAGCGATGGCCCTGGATCCTACACGAAGCCTCCGATGGCACCTTAGCCTTCTGCCTTTACTGCAACATGACCATCAACGTTAACAACCGCTCCAGACACATCCAGCAGCACAACATGTCGCTCTATCACCAGGAACGCGAGTGCAACTACCTGGCATTCAAGAAAAGCGAGGAGCAAACTCGAGGAGC AACCAGTGACAACGAGGTCAAGCACGAATTTGGCACCAAAAGCTATGTGGCCGCCATGAAGCAGAAGCGAGTCTCCGAGACCGAGGCCTTTAACAACTTCAACTGGCTTCGGTGGCTCCGTTGGCATCCTTGGCTAGAACGTTCTCACCCCACAGGAACCATCGGCACATGTCGCATCTGTAGCGTGCGAATGAACGTGGAGTTTGTCTATTTGCGGAAGCGCCACGAGACCACCAAAGGTCACATGGAAGCCCTCCGCAACCTGGATTCCGATAAGCCGAGTCGGAAGCGAAAGAggagcaaaagcaacagcgaGACCGCTGGTGGCGACGATGAGGCCGAGCaagagaaggagaaggaatcTGAACCAGAAGTTGATCCGGAGGCTGCTCAGGACACTACAGTGGTCATGATGAACGGCGAAGTGGACTCGGGCGACGACCCAAGCAAGTGGTGCGAGCTGATTCCGGACACCAATCCACAGCAATGTCGATGCACGATCTGCGACTGCACAATGGCGATTACCAGCTTCCTGCGGCACTGTAAAACCAGAGTTCATTGCCATAATCTATTGGCTCCCGCTGAGAAGGG CTCTTCTGATATTCGCGGCATTTGGGCCATGTTCGCCGACTTGCATCCTTGGTTGATTGCCGATCCCGAAGACCCCAGTATTGGGTACTGCAGCGTCTGTCGCAAGCGATTCATGTATGGAAACTCAGAGATCAAGCGCAAGAACCACGAGAACTCCGAGAAGCATACCTTGGCTGTGGCCGCCGCCAAGGCAGCCATTGAAGTTGGGCTGGGTGATGGCAATGACGGCGAAATGGATGAGGGCGACAaggaggaagaggaagtgGCAGCAAGTGAAGCTCAGTCAGAAGCTCGATCGGAGAGCGAGGCCATCGAAGATAACGACGATGACAATTGGTCCGAGAcacaaaaaacaggaaaagg TTTTGCTATTGAGCCAAGAAAGGCCAAAATTCGCGCTGGTGTACGTTTTTACCCGTGGCTATGCTATTCCAAGGACCGAAAGACTCAGATTTGCAAATTCTGCCGCGTGCGCTTCCACAACGAATCGGCAAAGGCGCGTCATGAATTCAGTGCCCGGCATGTAAAACTAGTGAAGCAGTTTAAGGTGCGGCAAGCCAAACTACCACAGGGCACAACCGCGCCAGCCAGAAATAAACGGCAGGATGATGAAGAATCGCAGGAACAGGACGAGGAAGATGGGGAAGAGGAGGACGCAGAAGAGGATGCGCAAAGCTACTCCGATTCGGGCACCGTGGAGGCAAGAAAGCCTGCTCGATCGGCTAATAAGCTATTCGTGAAGCCTATTCCGGCCACTATGAAGGGCAAGGTAATGGTGTGGAAGGCCCGCTTTCCGTGGCTCTCCTACAAAAAGAACGAGCAACGTGGAAACTATGCCTGGTGCAAGCTCTGCGAAGTGTCCCTCTACCTACCCTCATCCAAGTGGGCCTCCAAGCACCAGAGGACTTCCCGGCACATACGCCTCCGCATTGATCGAAAGCGCAATAGTGGTGGCAACCCGGTGAAAACATCGAACAAAAACTCTGGTGAAATTTCCGCTGTTGTGGCCACAGCATCAGCTTTGGCCAGCGGGGAGGCTAGACAGAAAGCGGCTATGGCAGAGCTGCAAGCCAAATACAACTGGTTGGATCCCGATGCCAATGACGAGaaccactgccactgccgtgTGTGTGATACCCGGCTACCAATCAAGGTCTTTTACCTGCGTCAGCACGACTCTTCGCGCAAACACGCCGAAAATCTGGAGCGACACAGGGCCaatgccgccgctgccgccaaTGCACCATCAGTTAGTACCACTTCCACTGTTGATGCGGAAAGGCAAGAGTTTGGATTGGACAAGGAGAGTGAAAACGATATGAGCGTTCG ATCCGATGGCAGCACAGCGGAACCGCCGGCAAAGCGTTCCCGACGCTCAATGGAGGTTCGTCGCATAATACGCGCTCTTCGCGACTCAATGGGCAAACGCCAGGAGGAACGCTCCCATATGGACATGGCCAGGGACATGATATGCTCGTCGTTTGATATTGTTTCGCGCTTGCGGACTTTGGAGCGGGAGGCAGCCGCACACAACGAGTCTACGGTGCAGGCACCCCAAACGGTGACAGTGACACCGGGTAATCCACCGGAGCCTCGACATGTACTGGATCTATTTTTTGATAGCATTTCGCCGACCATGAAGTCCCTGCCGCCGGACTTAGCCGCAGAGGGAAAGTCCAAAATCATGCAGCTCGTTTGTGGCTTGGAGCTTCGTGCTATGCAGAGAAATGCGACAGCGCCTAACACAGCAACAGTGTCTGTTTCCTCGACATTGTCTTCACCAGCTTCGGTTACCCCAGTTACCACACCTCCGGCTCCTACTTCAGCTCCCATCGCTTCTGCTGATATAGATATGCATTCCACGTGTATCACCATCCTGGATGATGACAATACTGTGCAGAACAATAACGAGGTTGAAGCCGTACAGAATAAGGCAGCTAGCGGCACTTCCTCTACCCAAGTGACCATCAACGGCAGCCCCAAAGACCTGCCAGAGAATATACGCCGTATTTTAAGTTCCAACCAAATGCAAGTGACCAACCGCTACGAAGCGGACTCAGTGCGTTGTGTCCCGCTGGACAAACTAACAACTCAAAGTCGGgtcaacggaaacggaagaCTAAGCCAAGGTGGTTCTTCAGAAGCACCATCCACACCACAGGCGGACATAAGTAATGGTAACACGTTGGCCATGCTCCGACAGATACGTGTGAACAATAATAACAGTTCCAAGATGATCACCATCACCAAGACCCCGCAGACGCAAAAGCAGCATCAGCCACAGGGAAGCATGACATCGACTCCAATAATGCGGGGTGTTCCCAACAGCAATGGGAGTCAATTGACAACGTTTCGGTCAATGGTGAACCATAACCGCAGGCCATAG
- the LOC122621064 gene encoding protein suppressor of variegation 3-7 codes for MSNLQLTQEKLDALRSEYRPRRPCALLKYPRPKTKPEYQAIYPWLLPDETDPHFVFCAVCECRLSCKRSDLGKHEGSIKHSENAQRKSLPAKANNPDVDGSSSCAMKWEDTEDEEGLLQYGTDPQDEETDEEEGELDETEGDFVDDEEQAPELDAQNDLETEPAIKQQRRTSETDSQHSGMLDYLPLHVTINELPQSLPSTGSSYPTSSTPATVAPPCRITIKKISAPSTPPSGMCQTQEINSKATITPIHTTPSYAARQLQSYQLQPVSPVTPPRDSLELFFDSICATVKNLPPKLATEGKIRVMQLIGELELRALCEQEAFSQAAGHQDLAGNSGSGAADAPGSGQQNATVASTTK; via the exons ATGTCAAACCTCCAGTTAACTCAGGAAAAACT AGATGCCCTACGCTCCGAATACAGGCCACGACGGCCGTGCGCCCTTCTGAAGTATCCTCGACCCAAGACGAAACCGGAGTACCAGGCAATATACCCGTGGTTGCTCCCGGATGAGACGGATCCGCACTTTGTGTTCTGCGCGGTGTGCGAGTGCAGGCTCAGCTGCAAGAGATCTGACCTAGGAAAGCACGAGGGCAGCATTAAGCACTCGGAAAATGCACAAAGAAAATCTTTGCCCGCCAAGGCAAATAATCCGGACGTAGATGGCTCCAGTTCCTGTGCGATGAAGTGGGAGGACACCGAAGACGAAGAGGGTCTGCTACAATACGGAACAGATCCACAAGACGAGGAGACAGATGAGGAGGAGGGGGAACTGGATGAAACCGAGGGGGACTTCGTGGACGATGAGGAGCAGGCTCCAGAACTGGATGCACAGAATGATCTCGAAACAGAGCCCGCCATTAAGCAGCAGCGCCGCACCTCGGAGACTGACTCACAGCATTCCGGCATGCTGGATTATCTGCCACTACATGTGACCATCAACGAGTTGCCTCAAAGTCTTCCGTCCACTGGCTCCTCCTATCCCACTTCCTCCACACCTGCAACAGTAGCTCCGCCGTGCAGGATCACCATTAAGAAAATTTCAGCGCCCAGTACACCACCCAGTGGGATGTGCCAAACCCAGGAGATCAATTCCAAGGCCACCATAACGCCTATACACACGACGCCCTCCTACGCAGCCCGCCAGCTGCAATCCTACCAACTGCAACCAGTGTCCCCTGTAACGCCACCGCGCGATTCTTTGGAGCTGTTCTTCGACAGCATATGCGCCACCGTCAAGAACTTGCCGCCCAAGCTGGCCACCGAAGGCAAGATCCGGGTGATGCAGCTCATCGGTGAGCTCGAGTTGCGCGCTCTTTGCGAACAGGAGGCGTTTTCTCAGGCTGCCGGACATCAGGATCTCGCAGGAAACTCAGGGTCCGGAGCAGCTGACGCCCCAGGCAGTGGTCAGCAGAATGCGACAGTGGCCTCCACCACCAAATAA
- the LOC122620211 gene encoding protein suppressor of variegation 3-7 isoform X2 has product MDQDTSAHAKNFDVPSDAGLKMASTNCKPLASATHELKIMDVEGGAVVAPDSVEEVETPMVILVDDDEGDAAMEVEEDEHPMPDDAGIEDIMDDEHAPLVAELQSALKQASEDPLLEDQERDPDTMSTKTEPSSDAESNHSYHDPMGLLERIDNHDPGDSQDDDDDDDESSNGGGSMRRKMPRAQRWLLWMKRWPWILHEASDGTLAFCLYCNMTINVNNRSRHIQQHNMSLYHQERECNYLAFKKSEEQTRGADNEVKHEFGTKSYVAAMKQKRVSETEAFNNFNWLRWLRWHPWLERSHPTGTIGTCRICSVRMNVEFVYLRKRHETTKGHMEALRNLDSDKPSRKRKRSKSNSETAGGDDEAEQEKEKESEPEVDPEAAQDTTVVMMNGEVDSGDDPSKWCELIPDTNPQQCRCTICDCTMAITSFLRHCKTRVHCHNLLAPAEKGSSDIRGIWAMFADLHPWLIADPEDPSIGYCSVCRKRFMYGNSEIKRKNHENSEKHTLAVAAAKAAIEVGLGDGNDGEMDEGDKEEEEVAASEAQSEARSESEAIEDNDDDNWSETQKTGKGFAIEPRKAKIRAGVRFYPWLCYSKDRKTQICKFCRVRFHNESAKARHEFSARHVKLVKQFKVRQAKLPQGTTAPARNKRQDDEESQEQDEEDGEEEDAEEDAQSYSDSGTVEARKPARSANKLFVKPIPATMKGKVMVWKARFPWLSYKKNEQRGNYAWCKLCEVSLYLPSSKWASKHQRTSRHIRLRIDRKRNSGGNPVKTSNKNSGEISAVVATASALASGEARQKAAMAELQAKYNWLDPDANDENHCHCRVCDTRLPIKVFYLRQHDSSRKHAENLERHRANAAAAANAPSVSTTSTVDAERQEFGLDKESENDMSVRSDGSTAEPPAKRSRRSMEVRRIIRALRDSMGKRQEERSHMDMARDMICSSFDIVSRLRTLEREAAAHNESTVQAPQTVTVTPGNPPEPRHVLDLFFDSISPTMKSLPPDLAAEGKSKIMQLVCGLELRAMQRNATAPNTATVSVSSTLSSPASVTPVTTPPAPTSAPIASADIDMHSTCITILDDDNTVQNNNEVEAVQNKAASGTSSTQVTINGSPKDLPENIRRILSSNQMQVTNRYEADSVRCVPLDKLTTQSRVNGNGRLSQGGSSEAPSTPQADISNGNTLAMLRQIRVNNNNSSKMITITKTPQTQKQHQPQGSMTSTPIMRGVPNSNGSQLTTFRSMVNHNRRP; this is encoded by the exons ATGGATCAGGATACGAGCGCACATGCGAAAAACTTCGATGTTCCCAGCGACGCCGGCCTCAAAATGGCGTCTACAAATTGCAAACCTTTGGCGTCGGCGACGCACGAGCTAAAAATCATGGACGTGGAGGGAGGTGCTGTGGTGGCTCCGGATTCCGTCGAGGAAGTGGAGACCCCCATGGTCATCCTGGTGGATGACGACGAGGGGGATGCGGCAATGGAAGTGGAGGAGGACGAGCACCCGATGCCGGATGACGCGGGTATCGAGGACATCATGGACGATGAACATGCTCCATTGGTGGCCGAGCTACAGTCCGCTCTAAAGCAGGCCAGCGAGGATCCCCTCCTGGAAGACCAGGAACGAGACCCCGATACCATGTCAACCAAAACTGAACCCTCCAGCGATGCGGAGAGCAACCACTCGTACCACGATCCCATGGGCCTGCTGGAGAGGATTGACAACCATGATCCGGGAGACAGCcaggatgacgacgacgacgatgacgaaaGCAGCAATGGCGGTGGATCAATGCGCCGCAAGATGCCCCGCGCGCAGCGCTGGCTACTCTGGATGAAGCGATGGCCCTGGATCCTACACGAAGCCTCCGATGGCACCTTAGCCTTCTGCCTTTACTGCAACATGACCATCAACGTTAACAACCGCTCCAGACACATCCAGCAGCACAACATGTCGCTCTATCACCAGGAACGCGAGTGCAACTACCTGGCATTCAAGAAAAGCGAGGAGCAAACTCGAGGAGC TGACAACGAGGTCAAGCACGAATTTGGCACCAAAAGCTATGTGGCCGCCATGAAGCAGAAGCGAGTCTCCGAGACCGAGGCCTTTAACAACTTCAACTGGCTTCGGTGGCTCCGTTGGCATCCTTGGCTAGAACGTTCTCACCCCACAGGAACCATCGGCACATGTCGCATCTGTAGCGTGCGAATGAACGTGGAGTTTGTCTATTTGCGGAAGCGCCACGAGACCACCAAAGGTCACATGGAAGCCCTCCGCAACCTGGATTCCGATAAGCCGAGTCGGAAGCGAAAGAggagcaaaagcaacagcgaGACCGCTGGTGGCGACGATGAGGCCGAGCaagagaaggagaaggaatcTGAACCAGAAGTTGATCCGGAGGCTGCTCAGGACACTACAGTGGTCATGATGAACGGCGAAGTGGACTCGGGCGACGACCCAAGCAAGTGGTGCGAGCTGATTCCGGACACCAATCCACAGCAATGTCGATGCACGATCTGCGACTGCACAATGGCGATTACCAGCTTCCTGCGGCACTGTAAAACCAGAGTTCATTGCCATAATCTATTGGCTCCCGCTGAGAAGGG CTCTTCTGATATTCGCGGCATTTGGGCCATGTTCGCCGACTTGCATCCTTGGTTGATTGCCGATCCCGAAGACCCCAGTATTGGGTACTGCAGCGTCTGTCGCAAGCGATTCATGTATGGAAACTCAGAGATCAAGCGCAAGAACCACGAGAACTCCGAGAAGCATACCTTGGCTGTGGCCGCCGCCAAGGCAGCCATTGAAGTTGGGCTGGGTGATGGCAATGACGGCGAAATGGATGAGGGCGACAaggaggaagaggaagtgGCAGCAAGTGAAGCTCAGTCAGAAGCTCGATCGGAGAGCGAGGCCATCGAAGATAACGACGATGACAATTGGTCCGAGAcacaaaaaacaggaaaagg TTTTGCTATTGAGCCAAGAAAGGCCAAAATTCGCGCTGGTGTACGTTTTTACCCGTGGCTATGCTATTCCAAGGACCGAAAGACTCAGATTTGCAAATTCTGCCGCGTGCGCTTCCACAACGAATCGGCAAAGGCGCGTCATGAATTCAGTGCCCGGCATGTAAAACTAGTGAAGCAGTTTAAGGTGCGGCAAGCCAAACTACCACAGGGCACAACCGCGCCAGCCAGAAATAAACGGCAGGATGATGAAGAATCGCAGGAACAGGACGAGGAAGATGGGGAAGAGGAGGACGCAGAAGAGGATGCGCAAAGCTACTCCGATTCGGGCACCGTGGAGGCAAGAAAGCCTGCTCGATCGGCTAATAAGCTATTCGTGAAGCCTATTCCGGCCACTATGAAGGGCAAGGTAATGGTGTGGAAGGCCCGCTTTCCGTGGCTCTCCTACAAAAAGAACGAGCAACGTGGAAACTATGCCTGGTGCAAGCTCTGCGAAGTGTCCCTCTACCTACCCTCATCCAAGTGGGCCTCCAAGCACCAGAGGACTTCCCGGCACATACGCCTCCGCATTGATCGAAAGCGCAATAGTGGTGGCAACCCGGTGAAAACATCGAACAAAAACTCTGGTGAAATTTCCGCTGTTGTGGCCACAGCATCAGCTTTGGCCAGCGGGGAGGCTAGACAGAAAGCGGCTATGGCAGAGCTGCAAGCCAAATACAACTGGTTGGATCCCGATGCCAATGACGAGaaccactgccactgccgtgTGTGTGATACCCGGCTACCAATCAAGGTCTTTTACCTGCGTCAGCACGACTCTTCGCGCAAACACGCCGAAAATCTGGAGCGACACAGGGCCaatgccgccgctgccgccaaTGCACCATCAGTTAGTACCACTTCCACTGTTGATGCGGAAAGGCAAGAGTTTGGATTGGACAAGGAGAGTGAAAACGATATGAGCGTTCG ATCCGATGGCAGCACAGCGGAACCGCCGGCAAAGCGTTCCCGACGCTCAATGGAGGTTCGTCGCATAATACGCGCTCTTCGCGACTCAATGGGCAAACGCCAGGAGGAACGCTCCCATATGGACATGGCCAGGGACATGATATGCTCGTCGTTTGATATTGTTTCGCGCTTGCGGACTTTGGAGCGGGAGGCAGCCGCACACAACGAGTCTACGGTGCAGGCACCCCAAACGGTGACAGTGACACCGGGTAATCCACCGGAGCCTCGACATGTACTGGATCTATTTTTTGATAGCATTTCGCCGACCATGAAGTCCCTGCCGCCGGACTTAGCCGCAGAGGGAAAGTCCAAAATCATGCAGCTCGTTTGTGGCTTGGAGCTTCGTGCTATGCAGAGAAATGCGACAGCGCCTAACACAGCAACAGTGTCTGTTTCCTCGACATTGTCTTCACCAGCTTCGGTTACCCCAGTTACCACACCTCCGGCTCCTACTTCAGCTCCCATCGCTTCTGCTGATATAGATATGCATTCCACGTGTATCACCATCCTGGATGATGACAATACTGTGCAGAACAATAACGAGGTTGAAGCCGTACAGAATAAGGCAGCTAGCGGCACTTCCTCTACCCAAGTGACCATCAACGGCAGCCCCAAAGACCTGCCAGAGAATATACGCCGTATTTTAAGTTCCAACCAAATGCAAGTGACCAACCGCTACGAAGCGGACTCAGTGCGTTGTGTCCCGCTGGACAAACTAACAACTCAAAGTCGGgtcaacggaaacggaagaCTAAGCCAAGGTGGTTCTTCAGAAGCACCATCCACACCACAGGCGGACATAAGTAATGGTAACACGTTGGCCATGCTCCGACAGATACGTGTGAACAATAATAACAGTTCCAAGATGATCACCATCACCAAGACCCCGCAGACGCAAAAGCAGCATCAGCCACAGGGAAGCATGACATCGACTCCAATAATGCGGGGTGTTCCCAACAGCAATGGGAGTCAATTGACAACGTTTCGGTCAATGGTGAACCATAACCGCAGGCCATAG